The Streptococcus sp. S5 genome contains a region encoding:
- a CDS encoding WXG100 family type VII secretion target, whose translation MAQIKLTPEDLRASAQRYAQGSQEIDQILTTLTHEQQVIDANWDGSAFDSFEAQFNELSPKIKQFAQLLEDINGQLIKVADIVEQTDQDIAAQIH comes from the coding sequence ATGGCTCAAATTAAATTAACTCCAGAAGACCTACGTGCTTCAGCACAACGTTATGCACAAGGTTCTCAAGAAATCGATCAAATCCTTACTACTTTGACTCATGAACAACAAGTCATCGACGCAAACTGGGATGGATCTGCATTTGATAGCTTTGAAGCACAATTCAACGAATTGTCTCCAAAAATCAAACAATTCGCTCAATTGTTGGAAGACATCAACGGTCAATTGATCAAAGTTGCTGATATCGTTGAACAAACTGACCAAGATATCGCTGCACAAATCCACTAA
- the yajC gene encoding preprotein translocase subunit YajC — translation MQGGSLLIMLVLMVGLMYFMSRSQKKQYQKRMESLNKLQKGNEVITIGGLYGTIDEVDTDRKTVVLDVDGVYLTFELGAIKTVLPVSEGISATATEGASSDADSAIEE, via the coding sequence ATGCAAGGCGGAAGTTTGCTAATTATGCTCGTTCTTATGGTCGGTTTGATGTACTTCATGAGCCGTAGCCAAAAGAAACAGTATCAAAAACGGATGGAAAGTTTGAATAAACTTCAAAAAGGAAATGAAGTCATCACGATTGGTGGCTTGTACGGAACCATCGATGAAGTCGATACAGATCGCAAGACCGTTGTCTTGGATGTTGATGGTGTCTACCTGACCTTTGAATTGGGAGCGATCAAAACAGTTCTTCCTGTATCAGAAGGAATCTCAGCTACTGCTACAGAAGGCGCTAGCTCAGATGCCGATTCAGCCATCGAAGAATAA
- a CDS encoding proline--tRNA ligase, whose protein sequence is MKQSKMLIPTLREMPSDAQVISHALMLRAGYVRQVSAGVYSYLPLANRVIEKAKGIMRQEFEKIGAVEMLAPALLSADLWRESGRYETYGEDLYKLKNREGSDFILGPTHEETFTAIVRDSVKSYKQLPLNLYQIQPKYRDEKRPRNGLLRTREFIMKDGYSFHANYDSLDVTYDEYKAAYERIFTRSGIDYKAIIGDGGAMGGKDSQEFMAVTPARTDLDRWVVLDKSVASFDEIPAEVQEEIKAELFKWMVSGEDTIAYSSESTYAANLEMATNEYKPSNRVVAEEEVKRVETPGVKSIDEVAAFLNVPEEATIKTLVYIADEEPVVALLVGNDQLNEVKLKNHLGADFFEPATEVEVKELLGADFGSLGPVDLPENVKIIADRKVQDSRNAVVGANETGYHLTGVNPGRDFTAEYVDIREVREGEISPDGKGVLNFARGIEIGHIFKLGTRYSASMGADVLDENGRAVPIIMGCYGIGVSRLLSAVMEQHARLFVNKTPKGEYRYAWGINFPKELAPFDVHLIPVNVKDEASLALTDRIEEALVNKGYEVLVDDRNERAGVKFSDSDLIGLPIRVTVGKKAAEGIVEVKIKATGDTIEVHADNLLETLSILNK, encoded by the coding sequence ATGAAACAAAGTAAAATGTTGATTCCAACGCTTCGCGAAATGCCAAGCGATGCTCAAGTCATTAGCCATGCTTTGATGTTGCGTGCAGGTTATGTTCGCCAAGTATCAGCTGGTGTCTATTCGTATTTGCCACTAGCTAATCGAGTGATTGAAAAAGCAAAAGGCATCATGCGCCAAGAATTTGAAAAAATTGGAGCAGTAGAAATGCTTGCTCCAGCCCTTTTGAGTGCGGATCTCTGGCGTGAATCTGGTCGTTACGAAACTTACGGGGAAGACCTCTATAAGTTGAAAAACCGTGAAGGCTCTGACTTTATCTTGGGTCCAACCCATGAAGAAACCTTTACAGCTATTGTGCGCGACTCAGTGAAATCTTACAAACAATTGCCATTGAATCTCTACCAAATCCAACCAAAATACCGCGATGAAAAACGTCCACGGAATGGTCTTCTTCGGACCCGTGAGTTCATCATGAAAGATGGTTACAGTTTCCATGCTAACTATGATAGCTTGGACGTAACTTATGATGAGTATAAGGCAGCTTATGAGCGGATCTTCACCCGCAGTGGCATCGACTACAAAGCCATCATCGGTGATGGTGGTGCCATGGGCGGAAAAGATAGCCAAGAGTTTATGGCTGTTACACCTGCTCGTACAGACTTGGACCGTTGGGTTGTTTTAGACAAATCGGTGGCTTCCTTTGATGAGATCCCAGCAGAAGTCCAAGAAGAAATCAAAGCAGAATTGTTCAAATGGATGGTTTCTGGTGAAGATACCATTGCCTATTCAAGTGAATCGACCTATGCTGCCAACTTGGAAATGGCTACCAATGAATACAAGCCAAGTAACCGTGTCGTAGCAGAAGAAGAAGTGAAACGCGTGGAAACGCCAGGTGTCAAATCCATTGATGAAGTGGCGGCCTTCTTGAATGTTCCAGAAGAAGCGACTATCAAGACTTTGGTTTACATTGCAGATGAAGAGCCAGTTGTTGCCCTTCTCGTAGGTAATGATCAGCTCAATGAAGTGAAGTTGAAAAATCACCTCGGAGCAGATTTCTTTGAACCTGCAACCGAAGTGGAAGTGAAAGAATTATTGGGAGCTGATTTTGGATCTCTCGGTCCAGTTGATCTTCCTGAAAATGTTAAGATTATCGCAGACCGCAAGGTCCAAGACAGCCGTAATGCAGTAGTCGGTGCCAATGAAACAGGCTACCACTTAACTGGTGTCAACCCAGGACGTGACTTTACTGCAGAATACGTCGATATCCGTGAAGTTCGTGAAGGCGAAATCTCACCAGATGGGAAAGGGGTCTTGAACTTTGCACGCGGGATCGAAATCGGTCACATTTTCAAACTCGGCACACGCTACTCCGCTAGCATGGGAGCAGATGTCTTGGACGAAAACGGTCGTGCAGTTCCAATCATCATGGGCTGCTACGGAATCGGTGTCAGCCGTCTTCTTTCAGCTGTTATGGAGCAACATGCACGCCTCTTTGTCAATAAGACTCCAAAAGGGGAATACCGTTACGCTTGGGGGATTAACTTCCCTAAAGAATTGGCGCCATTTGATGTGCATTTGATTCCAGTCAATGTCAAGGATGAAGCAAGCCTTGCTTTGACCGATCGGATCGAAGAAGCTTTGGTGAATAAAGGCTACGAAGTCTTGGTGGATGACCGAAATGAACGCGCTGGTGTCAAATTCAGCGATAGTGATTTGATTGGACTTCCAATCCGCGTAACAGTTGGTAAGAAAGCAGCTGAAGGCATCGTTGAAGTGAAAATCAAAGCGACAGGAGATACCATTGAAGTTCATGCGGACAATCTCCTTGAAACTCTTTCAATCTTGAACAAATAA
- a CDS encoding isoprenyl transferase: MFRFKKKEKIEIPLEVPKHIGIIMDGNGRWAKKRMQPRVFGHKAGMEALQEVTIAAKNMGVQVLTVYAFSTENWTRPEDEVKFIMHLPVEFYDRFVPELHRNNVKIQMIGDTKKLPKETLEALERAEAMTHLNTGLILNFALNYGGRAEITQAVKQIAQEVLDAKFSPEDITEEMIADSLYTESLPRVLRDPDLIIRTSGEIRLSNFLPWQAAYSELYFTDVMWPDFGEEALRSAIVEYSHRHRRFGGI, encoded by the coding sequence ATGTTTCGTTTTAAGAAAAAAGAAAAAATCGAGATACCTTTAGAAGTCCCGAAACACATTGGGATCATTATGGATGGCAATGGTCGCTGGGCGAAAAAACGGATGCAACCGCGCGTCTTCGGTCATAAGGCGGGGATGGAAGCTCTCCAAGAAGTGACGATTGCAGCAAAAAATATGGGGGTTCAGGTCCTGACTGTCTATGCCTTTTCGACCGAAAACTGGACACGCCCTGAAGATGAAGTCAAGTTCATCATGCACTTGCCGGTCGAGTTTTATGATCGTTTCGTCCCCGAATTGCATCGCAACAATGTCAAGATTCAAATGATCGGTGATACCAAGAAATTACCAAAAGAAACGCTGGAGGCTTTGGAAAGAGCAGAAGCGATGACCCATCTCAATACAGGCTTGATCCTGAATTTCGCGCTCAATTATGGTGGGCGTGCTGAGATCACTCAGGCTGTGAAGCAGATCGCCCAAGAGGTCTTGGATGCGAAGTTCAGTCCAGAAGATATCACAGAAGAGATGATCGCAGATTCTCTCTATACTGAGAGTTTGCCACGCGTCCTAAGGGATCCGGATTTGATTATCCGTACCAGCGGAGAGATCCGTTTGAGTAATTTCCTTCCTTGGCAGGCTGCTTATAGTGAGTTGTATTTCACGGATGTGATGTGGCCAGATTTTGGAGAGGAAGCACTACGAAGTGCCATAGTAGAATATAGCCATCGCCATCGGAGATTTGGTGGTATTTAG
- a CDS encoding phosphatidate cytidylyltransferase, with product MTKDLQKRVIFGGIALLFFIPTVMVGGVFFQIVIGLIAMLGVHELLKMKGLETAIFEGALAMLAAFVLTLPIEDYLPYLPADGNMIAYGLVVLILMGTTVLAQNYNYEDVVYPIASSFYVGLGFHSLVDARIAGIDKVLLALFIVWATDSGAYLVGSRFGKRKLMPAVSPNKTIEGSLGGILSAVAVTVIYMIVDRSVAGGHGFLAMIFFTILFSIAGQFGDLVESAIKRHFGVKDSGKFIPGHGGVLDRFDSLIFVFPLMHFLGLF from the coding sequence ATGACGAAAGATTTACAAAAACGTGTGATTTTTGGAGGAATTGCCCTGCTCTTTTTCATTCCAACAGTAATGGTTGGAGGGGTGTTCTTCCAGATTGTGATTGGCTTGATCGCCATGCTTGGGGTTCATGAATTGCTCAAAATGAAGGGGCTTGAGACAGCGATCTTTGAAGGAGCGCTAGCCATGTTAGCGGCCTTCGTCCTGACTTTGCCGATCGAGGACTACCTTCCTTACCTTCCAGCAGATGGCAATATGATTGCCTATGGTCTGGTTGTCTTGATTCTCATGGGGACAACTGTTCTTGCTCAGAATTACAATTATGAAGATGTGGTCTATCCCATTGCCTCTAGCTTTTATGTTGGACTTGGTTTCCATTCTTTAGTGGATGCGCGAATCGCTGGTATTGATAAGGTCTTATTGGCCCTCTTTATTGTCTGGGCTACTGATTCAGGTGCTTATCTGGTAGGAAGTCGGTTTGGGAAACGCAAGCTCATGCCTGCGGTTTCTCCTAATAAAACGATTGAAGGCAGTCTTGGGGGAATCTTGTCTGCAGTTGCGGTAACTGTGATCTATATGATCGTGGATCGTTCTGTGGCGGGTGGACATGGTTTTCTTGCGATGATCTTCTTTACCATCCTCTTTAGTATTGCAGGTCAGTTTGGAGATCTGGTAGAGAGTGCGATTAAACGCCACTTCGGTGTGAAAGATTCTGGGAAATTTATTCCAGGACATGGTGGTGTTCTAGACCGCTTTGATAGTTTGATTTTTGTCTTTCCCTTGATGCATTTCTTGGGCTTGTTCTAA
- the rseP gene encoding RIP metalloprotease RseP, which yields MQFIAFIVIFGVIVLVHEFGHFYFAKKSGILVREFSIGMGPKIFAHIGQDGTAYTIRILPLGGYVRMAGWGEDTTEIKTGTPVSLTLNEAGKVVRINLSGKNLDQTALPMNVTQFDFEDKLEITGLVLDETKTYSVDHDATIVEEDGTEVRIAPRDVQYQNASIWGRLITNFAGPMNNFILSIVVYSLLAFMRGGAIDYYSNNVQVAPDGALAKVGVKSNVQILQVNNDTVSNWDELTDAVEKATKDSKTAPELTLKVKTDGQEKEVKVKPTKSGNRYYLGVTNGLKTGFVDKLLSGFTDTWNTATRILGALKDIIFHFSLNKLGGPVAIYNASSQAAQLGIPAVLSLMAMLSINIGIFNLIPIPALDGGKILINLIEVVRRKPLKQEVETYMTLAGVAVMVILMIAVTWNDIMKLFLK from the coding sequence ATGCAGTTTATTGCCTTTATTGTTATTTTTGGAGTGATCGTTCTCGTTCACGAGTTTGGTCATTTCTATTTTGCAAAAAAATCGGGCATCCTGGTGCGAGAATTCTCGATCGGGATGGGTCCAAAGATCTTTGCCCATATTGGTCAAGATGGAACAGCTTATACCATTCGCATTCTACCTTTAGGTGGCTATGTGCGTATGGCTGGCTGGGGTGAGGACACAACTGAGATTAAAACCGGAACGCCTGTCAGCTTGACGCTAAATGAGGCTGGTAAGGTCGTCCGGATCAATCTTTCAGGAAAGAATCTGGATCAGACAGCCCTTCCTATGAATGTCACCCAGTTTGACTTTGAAGACAAACTGGAAATTACGGGCTTGGTTCTCGATGAGACCAAGACCTATAGTGTTGATCATGATGCGACCATCGTTGAGGAAGATGGGACGGAAGTGCGGATTGCACCGAGAGATGTTCAGTATCAGAATGCCAGCATTTGGGGACGGTTGATCACCAACTTTGCGGGTCCTATGAACAACTTTATCCTCAGTATTGTCGTCTATTCACTCTTAGCCTTTATGCGCGGTGGTGCGATTGACTACTACAGCAACAATGTTCAGGTGGCACCTGATGGGGCGTTGGCTAAGGTCGGTGTCAAAAGCAATGTTCAGATCCTTCAAGTCAACAACGACACCGTTAGCAACTGGGATGAGCTGACAGACGCTGTTGAGAAAGCAACCAAGGACAGCAAGACGGCTCCTGAATTGACCCTGAAGGTCAAGACAGACGGCCAAGAAAAAGAAGTCAAAGTGAAGCCAACTAAGTCAGGGAATCGTTACTATTTGGGTGTGACAAATGGCCTCAAGACAGGATTTGTGGATAAACTCTTGTCTGGTTTTACAGATACCTGGAATACAGCGACACGGATTTTGGGAGCTTTGAAAGATATCATTTTCCACTTTAGTCTCAATAAACTGGGTGGACCGGTTGCTATCTACAATGCCAGCTCACAAGCTGCTCAATTAGGGATTCCAGCAGTCTTGTCTCTTATGGCCATGCTCTCTATTAATATTGGGATCTTCAATCTAATCCCGATTCCAGCTTTGGATGGAGGAAAAATCTTGATCAATTTGATCGAGGTCGTCCGGAGAAAGCCATTGAAACAAGAAGTAGAAACCTATATGACACTTGCAGGTGTAGCTGTAATGGTTATTTTGATGATTGCTGTCACCTGGAATGATATTATGAAATTATTTTTGAAATAG